In Streptomyces canus, one DNA window encodes the following:
- a CDS encoding sec-independent translocase, which translates to MFNDIGPLELITLVVLAVLVFGPDKLPKVIQDVMRTVRKIREFSESAKQDIRSELGPEFKDFEFEDLNPKTFIRKQLDNDELGLKEIRNGFDLKKEMAEVTDAVHSTDTATSSSSSGSSSSGGRIDMTKKPEEPGEDNRPPFDADAT; encoded by the coding sequence GTGTTCAATGACATAGGACCGCTCGAGCTGATCACGCTCGTTGTCCTCGCCGTGCTCGTCTTCGGTCCGGACAAGCTCCCGAAGGTCATCCAGGACGTCATGCGGACCGTGCGCAAGATCCGCGAGTTCTCGGAGAGCGCCAAGCAGGACATCCGCTCGGAGCTCGGCCCGGAGTTCAAGGACTTCGAGTTCGAGGACCTCAACCCCAAGACGTTCATCCGCAAGCAGCTCGACAACGACGAGCTGGGGCTCAAGGAGATCCGTAACGGCTTCGACCTGAAGAAGGAGATGGCCGAGGTCACCGACGCGGTGCACAGCACGGACACCGCGACGTCCTCGTCCTCCTCCGGGTCCTCTTCCTCCGGTGGCCGGATCGACATGACCAAGAAGCCCGAGGAGCCCGGCGAGGACAACCGCCCGCCCTTCGACGCGGACGCCACCTGA
- a CDS encoding trypsin-like peptidase domain-containing protein → MRGTEGDFELRAPLGGANSEGDYELTAPRDASAAQGDCALARPAPTAALPAEAPATDAPVDDRPTEPVDAVGQAPGEPVTDRPEPPHVSDSTSTPPYGVPGPWAPAPPVQHPTTAPPPPPAHGTTPVTRGTVASGPPMDQDLPASHGSPTPAPPKTPPPVPSSAPAPESPFPPSVPHTSTPWQNYDPWAPVAAPLQQTGAAVDTPRRRTRRVLLAGALLLALVAGGVGGVVGAYLERHGGGGDVVELPQAAEEPRGRAPDSVAGIAARALPSVVTLHVSGAEESGTGTGFVLDDRGHILTNNHVVEPAGTDGEISVTFHSGDAAKATVVGRDSGYDLAVVEVRDVRGLKPMTLGNSDNVQVGDPVVAIGAPFDLEGTVTSGIISAKERPITAGGESGGGTDVSYVDALQTDAPINPGNSGGPLLDSRARVVGINSAIRSADDGSGSGTGQAGSIGLGFAIPVNQAKRVAEELINTGRATHPVIGVTLDMDYTGDGARVGTKSSDGGPAVTEGGPGDRAGLEAGDVITEVDGRRIHSGDELIVKTRAHRPGDRLELTLQRDGREKNVSLVLGSSDGA, encoded by the coding sequence GTGCGGGGGACCGAAGGTGACTTCGAGTTGAGGGCTCCGCTCGGTGGGGCGAACTCGGAGGGCGACTACGAACTCACGGCCCCGCGGGACGCCTCCGCCGCGCAGGGTGACTGCGCACTGGCGCGGCCGGCGCCGACGGCTGCCCTGCCGGCGGAGGCCCCTGCGACAGACGCTCCCGTCGACGACCGCCCCACCGAGCCGGTCGACGCCGTCGGCCAGGCTCCTGGCGAGCCCGTCACGGACCGTCCCGAGCCCCCGCACGTCTCCGACTCCACCAGCACCCCGCCGTACGGCGTACCGGGCCCCTGGGCCCCCGCCCCGCCGGTCCAGCACCCGACGACCGCACCTCCTCCGCCACCCGCCCACGGCACCACGCCCGTGACCCGGGGCACGGTCGCCTCCGGGCCGCCAATGGACCAGGACCTGCCCGCGTCGCACGGATCACCCACGCCCGCACCGCCGAAAACACCTCCGCCGGTGCCCTCGTCCGCCCCGGCCCCCGAGAGCCCCTTCCCACCCTCCGTCCCCCACACCTCCACCCCCTGGCAGAACTACGACCCCTGGGCCCCCGTCGCCGCCCCCCTTCAGCAAACCGGCGCCGCCGTGGACACCCCGCGACGCCGAACCAGGCGAGTGCTCCTCGCCGGTGCTCTCCTGCTCGCGCTCGTCGCAGGGGGTGTCGGTGGGGTCGTAGGGGCGTATCTCGAGCGCCATGGTGGGGGAGGGGACGTCGTGGAGTTGCCGCAGGCCGCGGAGGAGCCCAGGGGGCGGGCTCCCGACAGTGTCGCCGGGATCGCCGCCCGGGCCCTGCCCAGCGTCGTGACCCTGCATGTGAGCGGGGCCGAGGAGTCCGGTACCGGTACCGGCTTCGTGCTGGACGATCGCGGGCACATCCTGACCAACAACCACGTCGTGGAGCCGGCCGGGACCGACGGCGAGATATCGGTGACCTTTCACAGCGGGGACGCTGCCAAGGCCACCGTCGTGGGACGGGACAGCGGGTACGACCTCGCCGTCGTCGAGGTGCGCGATGTCAGAGGGCTGAAGCCCATGACCCTCGGCAACTCCGACAACGTCCAGGTCGGCGACCCGGTCGTCGCCATCGGCGCCCCCTTCGACCTGGAGGGCACCGTCACCTCCGGCATCATCAGCGCGAAGGAACGGCCCATCACCGCCGGCGGCGAGAGCGGGGGCGGCACCGACGTGTCGTACGTCGACGCCTTGCAGACCGACGCCCCCATCAACCCCGGCAACTCCGGTGGCCCGCTTCTCGACTCCCGGGCCCGGGTCGTCGGCATCAACTCCGCCATCCGCTCCGCCGACGACGGATCCGGTTCCGGGACCGGACAGGCCGGCTCGATAGGTCTCGGCTTCGCGATCCCCGTCAACCAGGCCAAGCGGGTCGCCGAAGAACTGATCAACACGGGCAGGGCGACCCATCCCGTCATCGGCGTCACCCTCGACATGGACTACACCGGCGACGGCGCCCGCGTCGGGACGAAGAGCAGTGACGGTGGACCCGCCGTGACCGAGGGCGGCCCGGGCGACAGGGCCGGGCTCGAAGCGGGCGATGTCATCACCGAGGTGGACGGCCGCCGTATCCACTCCGGCGACGAACTCATCGTGAAGACCCGCGCCCACCGCCCCGGAGACCGCCTGGAGCTCACCCTGCAGCGCGACGGCAGGGAAAAGAACGTCTCGTTGGTCCTCGGATCCTCGGACGGCGCCTAA
- a CDS encoding anti-sigma factor family protein, with translation MSGSLPKPGEGSLAEQHLGDRLAALVDGELGHATRERVLAHLATCPKCKAEADAQRRLKNVFAEAAPPPPSESFLARLQGLPGGDPEDGDSSPFGGGGLGGTSGRPGAAGAFGVRRGERFAFGYVPARPHAAVLPPNAGQGFRIHDVSRHEAERSASRGMRFAFVAAGAVSLAAIALGGLTTGAPGDTDARGAGSNVTPARTPGTGAAVPENQRRRGVGPLLAQEEGQRMLGDTPVSPTEASAPLLPGVPAQVKEAALHTLTAPVLAGAAAMSPLIRPLSTTPPLTLTSWSATPDVSASGLPAAPVPHTMSAPTPPSTSR, from the coding sequence GTGAGTGGATCACTGCCCAAACCCGGCGAGGGGAGCCTCGCGGAACAGCATCTGGGAGACCGACTCGCCGCTCTGGTGGACGGCGAGCTCGGTCATGCCACGCGGGAGCGTGTTCTCGCGCATCTCGCCACCTGTCCGAAGTGCAAGGCGGAGGCGGACGCCCAGCGCCGCCTGAAGAACGTCTTCGCGGAGGCCGCCCCGCCCCCGCCCTCGGAGAGCTTCCTGGCCCGTCTCCAGGGACTGCCGGGAGGTGATCCGGAGGACGGCGACAGCTCGCCGTTCGGCGGGGGAGGACTCGGAGGAACGTCGGGACGACCCGGCGCCGCCGGGGCTTTCGGCGTGAGACGTGGCGAGCGCTTCGCGTTCGGCTACGTCCCCGCCCGCCCGCACGCCGCGGTGCTCCCGCCCAACGCGGGCCAGGGCTTCCGCATCCATGACGTCAGCCGTCACGAGGCCGAGCGTTCGGCCTCGCGCGGCATGAGGTTCGCGTTCGTCGCCGCCGGGGCGGTGTCGCTGGCCGCCATCGCGCTGGGCGGCCTCACCACGGGGGCGCCGGGCGACACCGACGCCCGCGGGGCCGGCAGCAATGTGACTCCGGCGCGCACGCCGGGCACGGGAGCGGCGGTGCCGGAGAACCAACGGCGGCGTGGCGTCGGTCCGTTGCTCGCACAGGAAGAGGGACAGCGGATGCTCGGCGACACCCCGGTCTCCCCGACCGAGGCGTCCGCGCCGCTGCTGCCGGGCGTCCCCGCTCAGGTCAAGGAGGCGGCCCTGCACACCCTCACGGCGCCCGTGCTCGCCGGTGCCGCCGCCATGTCCCCACTCATACGTCCGCTCAGTACCACCCCGCCGCTCACGCTGACGTCCTGGTCCGCGACCCCGGACGTCTCCGCCTCCGGCCTCCCCGCCGCGCCCGTCCCCCACACGATGTCCGCGCCCACGCCCCCCAGCACCTCCCGCTGA
- the sigE gene encoding RNA polymerase sigma factor SigE yields the protein MLRRFLGSAGRPKSVNNTADHSHAGDYAQTATFATDADGQAWTPPTWEEIVSTHSGRVYRLAYRLTGNQHDAEDLTQEVFVRVFRSLSTYTPGTFEGWLHRITTNLFLDMVRRKQRIRFDALGEDAAERLPSREPSPQQVFNDAHFDADVQQALDTLAPEFRAAVVLCDIEGLSYEEIAATLGVKLGTVRSRIHRGRSQLRKALAHRSPEARAERRSFMARVPALGGGGASA from the coding sequence GTGCTGCGGCGCTTCCTCGGATCGGCGGGCAGGCCGAAATCCGTGAACAACACTGCTGACCACAGCCACGCCGGCGACTACGCCCAGACCGCGACCTTCGCCACCGACGCGGACGGGCAGGCGTGGACTCCGCCCACCTGGGAGGAGATCGTCAGCACGCACAGCGGCCGCGTCTACCGCCTCGCGTACCGCCTCACCGGCAACCAGCACGACGCCGAGGACCTCACGCAGGAGGTCTTCGTCCGCGTCTTCCGCTCGCTGTCCACCTACACACCGGGCACCTTCGAGGGCTGGCTGCACCGCATCACCACCAACCTCTTCCTGGACATGGTCCGCCGCAAGCAGCGCATCCGCTTCGACGCCCTCGGCGAGGACGCGGCCGAGCGACTGCCCAGCCGCGAGCCCTCACCCCAGCAGGTCTTCAACGACGCCCACTTCGACGCGGACGTCCAGCAGGCCCTCGACACCCTCGCGCCGGAGTTCCGCGCCGCGGTCGTCCTGTGCGACATCGAAGGACTGTCGTACGAGGAGATCGCCGCGACCCTGGGCGTCAAGCTCGGCACCGTCCGCTCACGGATCCACCGCGGCCGGTCCCAGCTGCGCAAGGCCCTCGCGCACCGTTCGCCCGAGGCCCGCGCCGAGCGCCGCTCCTTCATGGCCAGGGTCCCCGCCTTGGGGGGAGGGGGCGCGTCCGCGTGA
- a CDS encoding O-methyltransferase codes for MCGFPAATDTVTPRQPRGKERLITGNRQTSWAFADAYVAEDETLRWARDRARDAGLRSVSPGTGAALRLLAASVDAKAVAEIGTGTGVSGIHLLHGMRPDGVLTTVDPEPEHQQFARQAFRACGFASNRARFIPGRALDVLPRLADAGYDLVFCDGDRQEVMDYLAESLRLLRPGGLVVFEGVFANGRTMDSGPQPTEVLRLRELLRAVRESQDLMPSLLPVGDGLLCAVKR; via the coding sequence ATCTGCGGGTTCCCGGCGGCAACGGATACAGTCACGCCCAGGCAACCACGGGGCAAGGAGAGGCTCATTACCGGCAACCGGCAGACGAGCTGGGCGTTCGCCGACGCCTATGTCGCCGAGGACGAAACCCTGCGCTGGGCCCGCGACCGGGCCCGTGACGCCGGGCTGCGCTCGGTGTCGCCCGGCACGGGCGCGGCGCTGCGGTTGCTGGCCGCCTCCGTGGACGCCAAGGCCGTCGCCGAGATCGGCACCGGCACCGGGGTCTCCGGCATCCATCTGCTGCACGGCATGCGCCCGGACGGGGTGCTGACCACCGTCGACCCCGAGCCGGAGCACCAGCAGTTCGCCCGCCAGGCCTTCCGCGCCTGTGGCTTCGCCAGCAACCGGGCCCGCTTCATCCCGGGCCGCGCGCTGGACGTCCTGCCCCGCCTCGCCGACGCCGGCTACGACCTCGTCTTCTGCGACGGCGACCGGCAGGAGGTCATGGACTACCTCGCTGAATCGTTGCGCCTGCTGCGTCCGGGGGGACTGGTCGTCTTCGAGGGCGTCTTCGCCAACGGCCGCACGATGGATTCGGGACCGCAGCCCACGGAGGTGCTGCGCCTCAGGGAGCTGCTGCGGGCCGTACGCGAGAGCCAGGACCTGATGCCGTCGCTGCTGCCGGTGGGGGACGGACTGCTCTGCGCGGTCAAGCGCTGA
- a CDS encoding DUF3117 domain-containing protein, giving the protein MAAMKPRTGDGPLEVTKEGRGIVMRVPLEGGGRLVVELTPDEADALGDALKKVVG; this is encoded by the coding sequence ATGGCGGCCATGAAGCCGCGGACGGGCGATGGCCCGCTCGAGGTGACCAAGGAGGGGCGGGGCATCGTCATGCGCGTTCCGCTCGAAGGCGGCGGTCGGCTCGTCGTCGAGCTGACCCCTGACGAGGCCGACGCCCTGGGCGACGCCCTCAAGAAGGTCGTCGGCTGA
- a CDS encoding enoyl-CoA hydratase/isomerase family protein, with translation MADTVLYEVHDGLATITLNRPEAMNALNVATKVALREAVESAASDDAVRAVLLTAAGERAFCVGQDLKEHIGLLMQGSDVVMSTVKEHYNPVVRALTEMRKPVVAGVNGVAAGAGFGLALAADYRVVADTAAFNTSFAGVALTADSGISWTLPRVVGPGRAADLLLFPRTVSAQDAYELGIVNRLVPSTELPAEAEKVARALASGPTVAYGAIKESLAYGQSHSLAETLEKEDELQGRAGASEDHAIAVRAFVNKETPEYLGR, from the coding sequence ATGGCCGACACCGTGCTCTACGAGGTGCACGACGGGCTCGCGACGATCACGCTGAACCGGCCGGAGGCGATGAACGCGCTGAACGTCGCCACGAAGGTCGCCCTGCGGGAGGCCGTGGAGTCGGCGGCCTCGGACGACGCCGTACGGGCCGTGCTGCTCACCGCCGCCGGGGAGCGGGCGTTCTGCGTGGGGCAGGACCTCAAGGAGCACATCGGGCTGCTGATGCAGGGGTCCGACGTCGTGATGAGCACGGTCAAGGAGCACTACAACCCCGTGGTGCGGGCACTGACGGAGATGCGGAAGCCCGTGGTCGCCGGGGTGAACGGGGTCGCGGCCGGGGCCGGCTTCGGGCTCGCGCTGGCCGCGGACTACCGGGTGGTGGCGGACACCGCCGCCTTCAACACGTCCTTCGCGGGAGTCGCGCTGACCGCGGACTCCGGGATCTCGTGGACGCTGCCGCGGGTGGTCGGGCCGGGCAGGGCCGCGGATCTGCTGCTCTTTCCTCGGACCGTCTCCGCGCAGGACGCGTATGAGCTGGGCATCGTGAACCGTCTCGTACCGTCGACCGAGCTGCCCGCGGAGGCGGAGAAGGTGGCGCGGGCGCTGGCCTCGGGGCCGACGGTGGCATACGGGGCGATCAAGGAGTCGCTCGCGTACGGGCAGTCGCACTCTCTGGCGGAGACCCTGGAGAAGGAGGACGAGCTGCAGGGGCGGGCCGGGGCGTCCGAGGACCATGCGATCGCCGTGCGGGCGTTCGTGAACAAGGAGACGCCGGAGTATCTGGGGCGGTGA
- a CDS encoding DNA-3-methyladenine glycosylase I: MSDGTALAGPDGAPRCPWALSTPDYATYHDEEWGRPVHGDDALYERLSLEAFQSGLSWITILRRREGFRAAFAGFEIAKVAAFGDADRDRLLLDPGIIRNRAKVDATMANARVLAEWAPGELDELIWSHVPASHTMPRTLGDVPAVTPESTALSKALKKRGLRFVGPTTAYALMQACGLVDDHLESCVARRS, from the coding sequence GTGAGCGACGGCACTGCCCTGGCCGGACCGGACGGCGCGCCGCGCTGCCCCTGGGCCCTGTCCACGCCGGACTACGCGACGTACCACGACGAGGAGTGGGGCCGCCCGGTCCACGGCGACGACGCCCTCTACGAACGCCTCAGCCTGGAAGCCTTCCAGTCCGGCCTGTCCTGGATCACGATCCTGCGCCGCCGCGAGGGCTTCCGCGCCGCCTTCGCGGGCTTCGAGATCGCCAAGGTGGCCGCGTTCGGCGACGCCGACCGCGACCGCCTGCTGCTCGACCCGGGGATCATCCGCAACCGCGCCAAGGTCGACGCGACGATGGCCAACGCGCGCGTGCTGGCCGAGTGGGCCCCGGGCGAGCTGGACGAGCTGATCTGGTCCCACGTGCCGGCTTCTCACACGATGCCCAGGACCCTGGGGGACGTCCCGGCGGTGACCCCGGAGTCGACAGCCCTGTCGAAGGCCTTGAAGAAGCGCGGCCTGCGCTTCGTGGGTCCGACGACGGCGTACGCGCTGATGCAGGCCTGCGGCCTGGTCGACGACCACCTGGAATCGTGCGTGGCGAGACGCTCTTAG
- a CDS encoding DivIVA domain-containing protein — protein MFLFLVIALAVVVAAVTLAVVGGGESDGPLPDVTPERLQDPLPPDRPVNRADIDGLRFPLTARGYRMADVDDALSRLGAELAERDARIADLESALAGARAAAHVSMEKPEHGHGEQR, from the coding sequence ATGTTCTTGTTCCTGGTCATCGCGCTCGCGGTCGTGGTCGCCGCGGTGACGCTCGCCGTGGTGGGCGGCGGGGAGAGCGACGGCCCGCTGCCGGACGTCACCCCCGAGCGGCTCCAGGACCCACTGCCGCCGGACCGACCGGTGAACCGCGCGGACATCGACGGCCTGCGCTTCCCGCTGACCGCCCGCGGCTATCGCATGGCGGACGTCGACGACGCGCTCAGCCGCCTCGGCGCGGAGCTCGCCGAGCGGGACGCCCGGATCGCCGACCTGGAGTCCGCGCTGGCCGGCGCCCGGGCCGCGGCCCACGTCTCCATGGAGAAGCCGGAGCACGGCCACGGGGAGCAGCGGTGA
- the folP gene encoding dihydropteroate synthase: MLRLGRREFDAHEPVIMAIVNRTPDSFYDQGATFLDEPALARVEQAVAEGAAIIDVGGVKAGPGEEVSATEEARRTVGFVAEVRRRFPDVIISVDTWRASVGEAVCEAGADLLNDAWGGVDPGLAEVAARYRVGLVCTHAGGAEPRTRPHRVRYDDVMADILRVTVGLAERAVALGVPRESVVIDPGHDFGKNTRHSLEATRRLGEMVGTGWPVLVSLSNKDFVGETLDKPVKERVVGTLATTAVSAWLGAQVYRVHEVAETRQVLDMVASIAGHRPPAVARRGLA, translated from the coding sequence ATGCTCAGGCTGGGCAGGCGTGAATTCGACGCGCACGAGCCGGTGATCATGGCGATCGTGAACCGGACCCCCGACTCCTTCTACGACCAGGGAGCCACGTTCCTCGACGAGCCCGCTCTCGCGCGCGTGGAACAGGCGGTGGCCGAAGGGGCCGCCATCATCGACGTCGGCGGGGTCAAGGCCGGGCCCGGGGAAGAGGTGTCCGCGACGGAGGAGGCGCGACGGACCGTCGGGTTCGTGGCGGAGGTGCGGCGCCGGTTCCCCGACGTGATCATCAGCGTCGACACCTGGCGGGCGTCCGTCGGGGAGGCCGTCTGCGAGGCGGGGGCGGATCTGCTCAACGACGCGTGGGGCGGGGTCGATCCGGGACTCGCCGAGGTCGCCGCGCGGTACCGGGTGGGGCTGGTGTGCACGCACGCCGGGGGCGCCGAGCCGCGTACGCGGCCGCACCGGGTGAGGTACGACGACGTCATGGCCGACATTCTGCGGGTGACCGTGGGCCTCGCCGAGCGGGCGGTGGCTCTGGGGGTGCCCCGGGAGTCCGTGGTGATCGATCCCGGGCACGACTTCGGGAAGAACACGCGGCACAGTCTCGAGGCGACCCGTCGGCTCGGGGAGATGGTCGGGACGGGGTGGCCCGTGCTGGTGTCCCTGTCCAACAAGGACTTCGTGGGCGAGACCCTGGACAAGCCGGTGAAGGAGCGGGTGGTGGGGACATTGGCCACCACCGCGGTGTCGGCGTGGCTGGGGGCGCAGGTGTACCGGGTGCACGAGGTCGCCGAGACCCGGCAGGTGCTGGACATGGTGGCGTCGATCGCGGGGCATCGGCCTCCGGCGGTCGCGCGTCGAGGGCTGGCGTAG
- a CDS encoding TIGR00730 family Rossman fold protein, translating to MATGNPEGKKQPPEEQRLGPVLRRRGQVTASTTDQRLLDAGGPSDWVHTDPWRVLRIQSEFIEGFGTLAELPPAISVFGSARTPADSPEYEAGVRLGRGLVEAGFAVITGGGPGAMEAANKGACEANGTSVGLGIELPFEQGLNPYVDIGLNFRYFFVRKMMFVKYAQGFVVLPGGLGTLDELFEALTLVQTQKVTRFPIVLFGSAYWGGLVDWLKNTLIAQGKASEKDLLLFHMTDDVDEAVALVSKEAGR from the coding sequence ATGGCTACCGGGAACCCCGAGGGCAAGAAGCAGCCGCCGGAGGAGCAGCGCCTGGGACCTGTCCTCCGCAGGCGGGGACAGGTCACGGCGAGCACGACCGACCAGCGCCTGCTGGACGCGGGCGGTCCCTCGGACTGGGTCCACACCGACCCCTGGCGCGTGCTGCGCATCCAGTCGGAGTTCATCGAGGGCTTCGGCACGCTCGCCGAACTCCCGCCCGCGATCAGCGTGTTCGGCTCGGCGCGGACGCCTGCCGACTCTCCGGAGTACGAGGCGGGCGTGCGGCTCGGCCGGGGCCTGGTGGAGGCCGGCTTCGCCGTCATCACCGGCGGCGGCCCCGGCGCCATGGAGGCGGCCAACAAGGGTGCCTGCGAGGCGAACGGCACCTCCGTCGGCCTCGGCATCGAGCTCCCGTTCGAGCAGGGCCTCAACCCCTACGTCGACATCGGCCTCAACTTCCGCTACTTCTTCGTCCGCAAGATGATGTTCGTGAAGTACGCGCAGGGTTTCGTGGTCCTGCCGGGCGGACTCGGCACCCTGGACGAGCTGTTCGAGGCGTTGACGCTGGTCCAGACCCAGAAGGTCACCCGCTTCCCGATCGTGCTCTTCGGCAGCGCGTACTGGGGCGGACTGGTCGACTGGCTCAAGAACACCCTGATCGCCCAGGGCAAGGCGTCGGAGAAGGACCTGCTGCTGTTCCACATGACGGACGACGTGGACGAGGCGGTGGCGTTGGTGTCCAAGGAGGCGGGTCGGTAG
- the dapE gene encoding succinyl-diaminopimelate desuccinylase — protein sequence MADTPLDLSLDAAQLTAQLVDFPSESGTEKPLADAIETALRALPHLTVDRHGNNVVARTDLGRPERVILAGHIDTVPIAGNVPSRLDDEGYLWGCGTCDMKSGVAVQLRIAATVTEPNRDLTFIFYDNEEVAAHLNGLGHVAEAHPEWLEGDFAVLLEPTDNQVEGGCQGTLRVLLTFKGERAHSARAWMGSNAIHKAAPALAKLAAYEPRKPVVDGLEFHEGLNAVRVEGGVATNVIPDSCTLTVNFRYAPDRSEAEAEAFVRDFFADCGVDEFTVDDHTGGARPGLTHPVAQAFMAAVGGVARPKFGWTDVSRFSALGVPAVNYSPGQPLLAHKVDERVKVSLIPEAEEKLTAWLTS from the coding sequence ATGGCCGACACCCCTCTTGACCTTTCGCTGGACGCAGCTCAGCTCACCGCGCAGCTCGTCGACTTCCCCTCCGAGAGCGGCACCGAGAAGCCCCTGGCGGACGCGATCGAGACCGCCCTGCGCGCCCTGCCGCACCTGACGGTCGACCGCCACGGCAACAACGTCGTCGCCCGCACCGACCTCGGCCGTCCGGAACGCGTCATCCTCGCCGGCCACATCGACACGGTCCCCATCGCGGGCAACGTCCCCTCCCGGCTCGACGACGAGGGCTACCTGTGGGGCTGCGGCACCTGCGACATGAAGTCCGGGGTCGCGGTACAGCTGCGGATCGCGGCGACGGTCACCGAGCCCAACCGCGACCTCACCTTCATCTTCTACGACAACGAAGAGGTCGCGGCACACCTCAACGGCCTGGGACATGTGGCCGAGGCCCACCCCGAGTGGCTGGAGGGCGACTTCGCGGTCCTCCTGGAGCCGACGGACAACCAGGTCGAGGGCGGCTGCCAGGGAACTCTGCGGGTGCTGCTGACGTTCAAGGGGGAGCGGGCGCACTCCGCACGCGCGTGGATGGGCTCCAACGCGATCCACAAGGCCGCCCCCGCCCTCGCGAAGCTGGCGGCCTACGAGCCGCGCAAGCCGGTGGTGGACGGCCTCGAGTTCCACGAGGGTCTCAACGCGGTGCGGGTGGAGGGCGGCGTGGCCACGAACGTCATCCCCGACTCCTGCACGCTGACGGTCAACTTCCGTTACGCCCCCGACCGCAGCGAGGCCGAGGCGGAGGCCTTCGTGCGGGACTTCTTCGCGGACTGCGGGGTCGACGAGTTCACCGTCGACGACCACACCGGCGGTGCCCGCCCCGGCCTCACCCACCCCGTCGCCCAGGCCTTCATGGCGGCGGTCGGGGGCGTCGCCCGCCCCAAGTTCGGCTGGACGGACGTGTCCCGCTTCAGCGCGCTCGGCGTGCCCGCGGTGAACTACAGCCCCGGGCAGCCGCTGCTCGCACACAAGGTGGACGAGCGGGTGAAGGTGTCGCTGATCCCGGAGGCGGAGGAGAAGCTCACGGCATGGCTGACGTCGTAG
- a CDS encoding heavy metal transporter has translation MPEPLPPTRKRRGRLLRFGAALVVLCAIAGYLVVQYVTGGTDGPSCRVVSGRAGGPSYQFTPEQAVNAATITAVGTGRRLPERAVAIALATALQESGLRNIQHGDRDSLGLFQQRPSQGWGTPREILDPTYAAGEFYKHLVKVRGYQDLPLTVAAQRVQRSGYPEAYAKHEPDATLLAAALTGTSAATLTCDGRQDSTQATQATATGPDGVRSALVRDFGRDALETTAAEVGGKASPSPAPSSGDGRTVTLPVRGDTGRGSDRSLRERGWQLAHWAVANSSALRIERVSYAGRQWTAGNTDSEWRTAAGDGGTGSVRILTAR, from the coding sequence ATGCCAGAGCCGTTGCCCCCCACTCGCAAGCGCCGTGGCCGCCTCCTCCGCTTCGGGGCGGCCCTCGTGGTCCTGTGCGCGATCGCCGGTTACCTCGTGGTGCAGTACGTCACCGGAGGCACCGACGGGCCGAGCTGCAGAGTCGTCTCGGGCAGGGCGGGCGGGCCGTCGTACCAGTTCACGCCCGAGCAGGCGGTGAACGCGGCGACGATCACCGCCGTCGGCACCGGGCGCCGGCTGCCGGAGCGGGCCGTGGCGATCGCGCTCGCCACCGCGCTCCAGGAGTCGGGGCTGCGCAACATCCAGCACGGCGACCGTGACTCGCTCGGTCTGTTCCAGCAGCGGCCCTCACAGGGCTGGGGCACCCCGCGGGAGATCCTGGACCCGACGTACGCGGCGGGCGAGTTCTACAAGCACCTGGTCAAGGTACGGGGCTACCAGGACCTCCCGCTGACCGTCGCCGCCCAGCGCGTACAGCGCAGCGGCTATCCGGAGGCGTACGCCAAGCACGAGCCGGACGCCACCTTGCTCGCCGCCGCCCTGACCGGCACCTCCGCGGCCACCCTGACCTGTGACGGGCGCCAGGACTCCACCCAGGCCACCCAGGCCACCGCCACGGGCCCGGACGGGGTGCGGTCGGCTCTCGTACGGGACTTCGGGCGGGACGCGCTGGAGACGACCGCCGCGGAGGTGGGCGGCAAGGCCTCGCCGAGCCCGGCCCCCAGCTCGGGCGACGGGCGCACCGTGACCCTGCCCGTGCGGGGGGACACCGGCCGGGGTTCCGACCGCAGTCTCAGGGAACGCGGCTGGCAGCTCGCCCACTGGGCCGTCGCCAACTCCTCCGCGCTGCGCATCGAGCGCGTCTCGTACGCCGGGCGGCAGTGGACGGCCGGGAACACGGACAGCGAGTGGCGTACGGCGGCCGGCGACGGCGGCACGGGCTCCGTGCGCATACTGACGGCACGGTAG